From a single Apium graveolens cultivar Ventura chromosome 2, ASM990537v1, whole genome shotgun sequence genomic region:
- the LOC141707549 gene encoding mediator of RNA polymerase II transcription subunit 19a-like isoform X2, which produces MDHERKNFGRGLRERTGAVDLINQYKLLPHHEFFCKRSLPLSVSDTHYLHNVMGDTEIRKGEGMQLDQLIQTTSYPSESNSEKGTLTIAGKSRSESKEKEKKHKKHKDKDREKDKEHKKHKHRHKDRSKDKDKEKKKDKSSHRHEKKRKHDGDEDINDVQKHKKNKHKSSKIDEMGAVRVPS; this is translated from the exons GGCTAAGAGAACGTACAGGGGCTGTGGATCTTATAAATCAATACAAATTACTGCCTCATCATGAGTTCTTCTGCAAGAGGTCTCTTCCTTTGTCAGTTTCAGACACACACTATCTTCACAATGTGATGGGCGACACAGAAATCAGAAAAGGAGAGGGAATGCAATTGGATCAACTTATTCAAACTACATCCTACCCAAGCGAGTCAAAT TCTGAAAAGGGAACTCTTACCATAGCGGGAAAATCCAGAAGTGAGTCCAAAGAGAAAGAGAAAAAACATAAAAAGCACAAGGATAAGGATCGGGAGAAGGATAAAGAGCATAAGAAGCACAAACATCGCCATAAAGATCGAAGTAAAGACAAGGACAAGGAGAAGAAAAAGGATAAAAGCAGTCACCGTCATGAGAAG AAAAGGAAGCATGACGGGGATGAAGATATTAATGATGTACAAAAGCACAAGAAAAACAAG CATAAGAGCTCAAAGATTGATGAGATGGGTGCAGTAAGGGTTCCAAGCTGA
- the LOC141707549 gene encoding mediator of RNA polymerase II transcription subunit 19a-like isoform X1: MDHERKNFGRGLRERTGAVDLINQYKLLPHHEFFCKRSLPLSVSDTHYLHNVMGDTEIRKGEGMQLDQLIQTTSYPSESNVRIQTFDIDVLRESFELRETGSVDLPASEKGTLTIAGKSRSESKEKEKKHKKHKDKDREKDKEHKKHKHRHKDRSKDKDKEKKKDKSSHRHEKKRKHDGDEDINDVQKHKKNKHKSSKIDEMGAVRVPS, encoded by the exons GGCTAAGAGAACGTACAGGGGCTGTGGATCTTATAAATCAATACAAATTACTGCCTCATCATGAGTTCTTCTGCAAGAGGTCTCTTCCTTTGTCAGTTTCAGACACACACTATCTTCACAATGTGATGGGCGACACAGAAATCAGAAAAGGAGAGGGAATGCAATTGGATCAACTTATTCAAACTACATCCTACCCAAGCGAGTCAAATGTACGCATCCAGACTTTTGACATAGACGTCCTTAGAGAATCCTTTGAATTAAGGGAAACTGGTTCAGTTGATCTGCCTGCT TCTGAAAAGGGAACTCTTACCATAGCGGGAAAATCCAGAAGTGAGTCCAAAGAGAAAGAGAAAAAACATAAAAAGCACAAGGATAAGGATCGGGAGAAGGATAAAGAGCATAAGAAGCACAAACATCGCCATAAAGATCGAAGTAAAGACAAGGACAAGGAGAAGAAAAAGGATAAAAGCAGTCACCGTCATGAGAAG AAAAGGAAGCATGACGGGGATGAAGATATTAATGATGTACAAAAGCACAAGAAAAACAAG CATAAGAGCTCAAAGATTGATGAGATGGGTGCAGTAAGGGTTCCAAGCTGA